Proteins encoded within one genomic window of Ignavibacteria bacterium:
- the tnpA gene encoding IS200/IS605 family transposase encodes MADTFSQVYLHIVFAVRHRDHLIRPSFSEELQKYMTGIVKSHNCKTLAIKAMPDHVHLFVSYVPGSSVSDMVREVKAYSSEFIKKKNWLSGFSWQQGYGVFSYSRSQISQVIQYIQNQEEHHRHKSFREEYMKILKDFAVEMGNKEVFNWVMEEEKKKLEDE; translated from the coding sequence ATGGCAGACACATTCAGCCAGGTATACCTGCACATTGTATTTGCTGTTAGGCACAGAGATCACCTTATAAGACCCTCATTTTCCGAAGAGCTTCAGAAGTACATGACAGGAATTGTAAAAAGCCACAACTGCAAGACTCTGGCCATAAAAGCCATGCCGGACCATGTGCACCTGTTCGTCTCCTACGTCCCGGGCTCCTCGGTCTCAGACATGGTAAGGGAAGTTAAGGCGTATTCATCGGAGTTCATAAAGAAGAAGAATTGGCTGAGTGGTTTTTCATGGCAGCAGGGATACGGAGTCTTCTCATATTCCAGGAGCCAGATAAGCCAGGTGATCCAGTATATTCAGAACCAAGAAGAACACCACAGGCATAAGTCTTTCAGGGAGGAATACATGAAGATACTGAAAGATTTTGCAGTTGAAATGGGAAATAAAGAAGTTTTTAATTGGGTAATGGAAGAGGAGAAGAAAAAATTGGAAGATGAATAG
- a CDS encoding family 10 glycosylhydrolase yields MKKIFYCLLFVLSMSVLSFPQISPKQELRGVWIASLGIDWPSTRGTDAGSISAQKNQLTTIFNQHKTFGLNAIFFHIRPKCDAVYNSSIEPWSAYLTGKQGLAPADPNYDPLQYAVTEAHKRGMELHAWLNPYRVLSLNEDSNAVAPTNVMKKHPEWIIKCAIPSGSTAKYPYTFLNPGIPAVRAYLVNVIMDIVRRYDIDGVHFDDYFYPYTDYGPFNDDATYNTYKGTFTSKSAWRMNNVNLLLAEINDSIKAVKPWIKFGISPSGNPSVNTGIYCDTQGWLQGKYTDDSGAAHTGTSYIDYIMPQLYWVSYNNQLPNWSGASFLNGRHLYIGLPSYRYAESGFSPSELGWEMKTNRTTSTIKGHVFYNSNSLTAKNFAGCTDSLIHNFNVYSAITPKMSWITGSNTKPNAPLNLRAEKNTTSGKYELKWDAPQKAQDGDEAFFYIVYRFESEPTEAMLNDPSKILGTYGETTLPSAFAKYSVTSGNYYVVTAVDRYSNESAMSNVFHMDQPDQIPVTPVLKSPADRTASLVNTATLTWNSVPLAESYVLQIAKDSQFKNVVAYAPEHRKLSFTYNSVAAGIQYYWRVKAAGPGGSSEYSAPFEFESSIMGTPVLSEPKYTAKDVVLNPVFKWARVLSATSYRLQLSADQNYTNIVVDTVVADTAFALAKPLQTGSYYYWHIKAKNASAETGWSARWQFLTTYVSAIKEDRGEKDVQVREYSLKQNYPNPFNPSTVIRYSLAKDTRVKLSVYDMLGNEIAVLVDRYQNAGNHSIEFNADRFSITSGIYFYMLKTNDFVSTRKMIIVK; encoded by the coding sequence ATGAAAAAAATATTTTACTGTTTATTATTCGTCCTTTCAATGTCCGTTTTGTCTTTTCCGCAGATTTCACCCAAGCAGGAATTAAGAGGAGTATGGATTGCTTCACTGGGAATTGACTGGCCCTCAACGCGCGGCACAGACGCCGGTAGCATAAGTGCGCAGAAAAATCAGTTGACAACAATATTTAATCAGCACAAGACCTTCGGATTAAATGCAATTTTCTTTCATATAAGGCCCAAATGCGACGCAGTATATAATAGCTCAATTGAGCCATGGTCGGCATACCTGACAGGAAAGCAGGGGTTGGCTCCAGCGGATCCGAATTATGACCCGCTTCAGTATGCAGTTACCGAGGCTCATAAAAGAGGAATGGAACTGCATGCGTGGCTGAACCCGTACAGAGTGCTTTCACTGAATGAGGATTCGAATGCAGTTGCACCGACAAATGTTATGAAGAAGCATCCGGAGTGGATAATAAAATGTGCAATTCCTTCCGGGTCAACTGCAAAGTATCCTTATACATTCTTAAACCCGGGTATTCCAGCTGTAAGAGCTTACCTGGTAAATGTAATTATGGACATTGTACGCCGTTATGATATAGACGGCGTTCACTTTGATGATTATTTTTATCCTTATACTGACTATGGTCCGTTTAATGATGATGCTACGTATAACACATATAAAGGCACTTTTACAAGCAAATCTGCATGGAGAATGAACAACGTTAATCTGCTTCTGGCAGAAATTAACGACAGCATTAAGGCCGTAAAGCCGTGGATTAAGTTCGGGATAAGCCCTTCGGGTAATCCGTCAGTAAATACTGGTATTTACTGTGATACTCAGGGATGGCTGCAGGGAAAGTACACAGATGACTCGGGCGCAGCACACACCGGCACTTCATACATCGATTACATTATGCCGCAGCTTTACTGGGTCAGCTATAACAATCAGCTTCCAAACTGGTCGGGCGCTTCTTTCTTAAACGGAAGGCATCTTTATATCGGGCTTCCATCTTACAGGTATGCCGAGAGCGGTTTTTCACCGAGTGAGCTTGGCTGGGAGATGAAAACCAACCGTACCACCTCTACAATAAAAGGTCATGTTTTTTACAACTCAAACAGTCTGACGGCAAAAAACTTCGCCGGGTGCACAGATTCACTGATTCATAATTTTAACGTTTATTCGGCTATTACTCCAAAGATGTCATGGATTACCGGAAGCAATACAAAGCCGAATGCACCGCTGAACCTGAGGGCAGAAAAAAATACGACATCGGGAAAATATGAGCTTAAGTGGGATGCGCCGCAGAAGGCACAGGATGGCGATGAAGCATTCTTTTATATAGTTTACCGCTTTGAAAGTGAACCAACAGAGGCGATGCTTAATGATCCCTCGAAGATACTGGGCACTTACGGCGAGACGACACTGCCCTCAGCATTTGCAAAATATTCAGTTACATCGGGCAATTACTATGTGGTGACGGCTGTTGACCGCTACTCTAATGAAAGCGCCATGAGCAACGTGTTCCATATGGACCAGCCGGACCAGATACCTGTGACACCTGTTCTGAAGTCCCCTGCTGACCGCACGGCAAGCCTGGTCAACACTGCAACACTTACATGGAACAGTGTTCCACTGGCCGAAAGCTACGTCCTTCAGATTGCAAAGGACAGCCAGTTCAAGAATGTAGTTGCATATGCCCCCGAGCACAGAAAACTTTCTTTTACCTACAATTCCGTAGCGGCGGGTATTCAATATTACTGGAGGGTTAAAGCCGCGGGACCGGGCGGCAGCAGCGAATACTCAGCTCCTTTTGAGTTCGAATCGAGCATAATGGGCACTCCTGTATTATCAGAACCTAAATATACGGCTAAGGATGTTGTATTAAATCCTGTATTCAAATGGGCCAGGGTACTAAGCGCCACCTCATACAGGCTGCAGTTAAGTGCAGATCAGAATTATACAAACATAGTTGTCGATACAGTTGTAGCAGATACGGCGTTTGCACTTGCGAAACCGCTTCAGACCGGGAGCTACTACTACTGGCACATAAAAGCAAAGAACGCATCTGCCGAGACCGGCTGGTCGGCCAGGTGGCAATTCCTCACCACATATGTTTCAGCTATTAAGGAAGACAGGGGTGAGAAGGACGTACAGGTAAGGGAATATTCGCTTAAGCAGAATTATCCGAATCCTTTTAATCCATCAACTGTAATCAGGTATTCTCTGGCCAAAGACACACGCGTAAAGCTGAGTGTATATGACATGCTGGGCAACGAAATTGCGGTGCTTGTTGACAGGTACCAGAACGCAGGAAACCACAGCATAGAATTCAACGCCGACAGGTTCTCAATTACGAGCGGGATATATTTCTATATGCTGAAAACAAATGATTTCGTATCGACAAGGAAAATGATAATAGTTAAGTAA
- a CDS encoding histidine kinase — MPFKIREILLVSSLYDAYLFEEDGRLYELIRREYQALNLSHAPEITHVSSGIEAVQLAKETHFDLIITTMHIEDMHVVKFAKAVRNADLNIPIILLAYDNRERKELVTNYDTSVFEQVFIWQGDYRLLIGIVKSVEDKLNVDNDTKFIGVQSIILIEDNVKFYSSYLPIIYTEVLKQSQRLISEGVNLSHKFLRMRARPKILLCTTYEEAWDYIEKYSEYILGVISDINFTHYGIKDPEAGIKFARNVKAIHEDIPVLLQSSNAQHAESARNAGASFLLKNSPRLLHELQEFIIHRFGFGDFIFYTPDGREVGVATNLKELEEQLKKVPDETIQYHAERNHFSNWLKARTEFWLAHKLRPHKVSDFPSIDDLRQELISSLHQYLELRTRGIITDFSKTSFDPQNSFARIGGGSIGGKARGLGFLNNLIYNYNLRDRFPGVKMFVPAAIVIATDVFDSFIEANELVNFSLNATDDEEIARKFVDSKVFPKDVKRKLADFLDMVKEPLAVRSSSLLEDSQYQPFAGVYETYMLPNNDEDPEVRLKELLNTIKRVYASTFFKAAKDYMKVTSYRLEEEKMAVIIQRMAGSQHENRFYPDFAGVARSYNFYPVAPQKPTDGIAMAALGLGKTVVDGGNSVRFCPKYPRHLMQFFSTKETVRNAQQEFFALNLHSNIRNKTAQCHDVLVQRYDLSVAEKDGTLYAAGSTFSPENDQVYDGISRSGQRVVTFAPILKHKVFPLSDILDLILDLGSWGMGTPVEIEYAVNLSVQRGTPKEFALLQMRPLVLSNEAEELNVDEFNAGDLLVQSGQVLGNGVISDIYDIVVVDREKFERNKSREAALEVGMFNSKLLEEKRPYLLIGVGRWGSLDQWLGIPVTWDQISGAHTIVESGFKDFSVTPSQGSHFFQNITSFRVGYFTVNSFEHKGFIDWEWLSCQEVHASANYTRHLRFDKPITIKINGHQNKGIILKPGSNGKG, encoded by the coding sequence TTGAGGATATGCACGTCGTGAAGTTCGCAAAGGCTGTCCGTAACGCGGACCTCAATATTCCTATTATCCTCCTTGCCTACGACAACCGTGAAAGAAAGGAGCTCGTTACCAACTACGACACATCTGTCTTTGAGCAGGTATTCATATGGCAGGGCGACTACCGCCTCCTCATCGGTATAGTTAAAAGCGTGGAAGATAAATTAAACGTCGATAACGATACTAAGTTTATCGGCGTGCAGTCCATTATCTTAATTGAGGATAACGTAAAGTTCTATTCCTCTTACCTCCCTATTATCTATACGGAGGTCCTTAAACAGTCGCAGCGGCTTATATCCGAAGGCGTTAACCTCTCGCATAAGTTCCTAAGAATGCGCGCCAGGCCCAAGATCCTCCTCTGCACAACTTATGAGGAAGCCTGGGACTATATAGAAAAATATTCAGAGTATATACTTGGCGTAATATCCGACATTAACTTTACTCATTACGGCATTAAGGACCCTGAGGCGGGAATTAAATTTGCGCGGAACGTTAAGGCAATCCACGAGGATATCCCCGTTCTCCTGCAGTCCAGTAACGCACAGCACGCTGAAAGTGCCAGAAACGCGGGAGCATCTTTCCTCTTAAAAAATTCCCCTAGACTTCTGCACGAGCTTCAGGAATTTATAATCCACCGCTTCGGATTCGGCGACTTTATCTTCTATACCCCCGACGGCCGGGAGGTGGGAGTTGCTACAAACCTTAAGGAACTGGAAGAACAGCTTAAAAAAGTACCCGACGAAACTATACAGTACCACGCCGAAAGAAATCATTTTTCAAACTGGCTTAAGGCAAGAACCGAATTCTGGCTTGCCCACAAACTCCGCCCGCACAAGGTAAGCGACTTCCCGAGCATCGACGACCTGAGGCAGGAGCTCATAAGCTCGCTTCACCAGTACCTGGAGCTCCGTACAAGAGGCATTATAACAGATTTCTCAAAAACCTCTTTCGACCCCCAGAACAGCTTCGCACGTATTGGCGGCGGCTCCATCGGCGGAAAGGCACGCGGACTGGGTTTCTTAAATAACTTAATCTATAACTATAACCTGCGCGACCGCTTCCCGGGCGTTAAAATGTTCGTTCCCGCGGCTATTGTAATTGCAACAGACGTCTTCGACAGCTTTATTGAGGCAAATGAGCTCGTCAACTTCTCTCTTAATGCCACGGACGACGAGGAAATTGCAAGAAAATTTGTCGACTCAAAAGTCTTCCCCAAAGACGTAAAACGCAAGCTTGCGGACTTTCTTGATATGGTGAAAGAACCCCTCGCCGTACGCTCTTCAAGCCTTCTCGAAGACTCGCAGTACCAGCCTTTTGCAGGCGTTTACGAGACCTATATGCTTCCTAACAATGACGAGGACCCCGAGGTAAGACTGAAGGAGCTGCTTAATACAATTAAAAGAGTTTATGCCTCCACATTTTTCAAGGCTGCAAAAGACTACATGAAGGTCACCAGCTACCGCCTCGAGGAAGAAAAGATGGCCGTCATTATACAGCGCATGGCCGGCAGCCAGCACGAAAACCGCTTCTATCCCGACTTTGCAGGCGTGGCAAGAAGCTATAACTTTTATCCCGTTGCTCCGCAGAAACCGACCGACGGCATTGCAATGGCGGCACTGGGACTTGGCAAAACCGTCGTCGACGGCGGCAACTCCGTCCGCTTCTGCCCTAAGTACCCCCGGCACCTTATGCAGTTTTTCTCAACTAAGGAAACTGTCAGAAACGCCCAGCAGGAATTCTTTGCTCTCAACCTGCACAGCAATATCAGGAATAAAACCGCACAGTGCCACGACGTGCTCGTGCAGCGCTACGACCTCAGCGTTGCGGAAAAAGACGGAACCCTTTATGCCGCGGGCTCAACATTTTCACCCGAGAACGACCAGGTCTACGACGGCATCTCAAGAAGCGGCCAGAGGGTCGTTACTTTTGCCCCTATACTTAAACATAAGGTGTTCCCGCTTTCCGATATACTGGACCTTATACTGGACCTTGGAAGCTGGGGTATGGGTACACCAGTCGAAATCGAATACGCCGTAAATCTGAGCGTTCAACGCGGAACGCCCAAGGAATTCGCGCTCCTGCAGATGCGCCCCCTGGTGCTTTCAAATGAGGCCGAAGAACTGAATGTAGATGAGTTTAACGCAGGCGACCTCCTGGTCCAGAGCGGCCAGGTCCTGGGTAACGGCGTCATAAGCGACATATACGACATTGTTGTTGTCGACCGCGAAAAGTTTGAAAGAAATAAAAGCCGCGAAGCGGCTCTCGAAGTCGGAATGTTTAACTCGAAACTCCTGGAGGAAAAACGCCCATACCTTTTAATCGGCGTCGGACGCTGGGGCTCGCTTGACCAGTGGCTTGGAATTCCGGTTACATGGGACCAGATCTCGGGGGCGCACACAATTGTTGAGTCGGGCTTTAAGGATTTCAGCGTAACGCCTTCTCAGGGCTCACACTTCTTCCAGAATATAACTTCTTTCCGCGTGGGTTACTTTACCGTAAACAGCTTTGAACATAAAGGATTTATAGACTGGGAGTGGCTCTCATGCCAGGAGGTTCATGCCTCGGCTAATTACACCAGGCACTTGAGGTTCGATAAGCCGATTACTATAAAAATAAACGGCCACCAGAATAAGGGAATTATTCTTAAACCGGGCTCCAACGGCAAGGGCTAG